From Chryseobacterium shandongense, the proteins below share one genomic window:
- a CDS encoding glycosyltransferase family 4 protein produces the protein MENFELFLARSGLPIFYIKIGLGFLFSFLITFFSIPTIIKISRKKNLMDEPGVRSSHLRKIANLGGIAIFYSIGICAPIFAYELFDLYKFLFASLVILLYIGVMDDIVIMRAYKKLVAQIVVSSIIVIGSDIRIRNLFGIFGIYEINYFVSVVFSIVTFIILINAFNLIDGIDGLAGGYSVVCSALFGISYYRLGSYNYPLVVLSVIIIGSVLAFLYYNLSHYTTNKIFMGDTGSMLLGFLLAFTSISFIDIFIDKNLPGIPRYHLKSAPVVAIAILILPIVDTLNVIIIRLINKKSPFDADKNHIHHRL, from the coding sequence TTTTTATTTTCTTTTTTAATCACCTTTTTTTCAATTCCTACCATTATCAAGATTTCTAGAAAAAAAAATCTGATGGATGAGCCTGGAGTAAGAAGTTCTCATTTACGCAAAATTGCCAATTTGGGAGGAATTGCCATATTTTATTCTATAGGAATCTGTGCGCCTATTTTTGCCTATGAACTTTTCGACTTGTACAAGTTTCTATTTGCGTCACTGGTTATTCTGCTCTATATAGGCGTAATGGATGATATTGTCATTATGAGAGCTTACAAGAAACTTGTTGCGCAAATTGTAGTTTCGTCTATTATCGTAATTGGCTCCGATATCAGAATAAGAAATCTATTCGGGATTTTCGGGATTTATGAAATCAATTATTTTGTAAGTGTTGTTTTCAGTATCGTAACATTCATTATCCTCATTAATGCTTTTAACCTTATTGATGGGATTGACGGTCTTGCAGGTGGATATTCTGTGGTATGTAGTGCTCTTTTCGGGATCAGTTATTATAGATTAGGATCATACAATTATCCGCTCGTCGTTTTATCGGTGATCATTATAGGTTCTGTGCTGGCTTTTTTATATTATAATCTGTCTCATTACACAACCAATAAAATTTTTATGGGCGATACAGGATCAATGCTTTTGGGATTTCTGCTGGCATTCACATCCATCTCATTTATTGATATTTTCATTGATAAAAATCTTCCGGGTATTCCCAGATATCATCTTAAGTCGGCACCGGTAGTTGCAATAGCAATCCTTATTCTGCCGATTGTTGATACTCTGAATGTAATCATCATCAGGCTGATTAATAAAAAATCCCCTTTTGACGCGGATAAAAATCATATTCATCACCGGCTTTAA
- a CDS encoding polysaccharide biosynthesis/export family protein, which translates to MMNYKYLFLLMLPFFMVSCITTKDVRYMQPNESLVINEEGLIPYNIPVYRITRNDILNLNIVTTPKGDAAQFYSSLNTSGTNAAHGGAVSGGGAGASFNQGSSRSGGGNSVFYFNGLKVDSNGDIHVFGIGYIKAEGRTIEDISQEIQAKVNENFQEGKSEVRLNTDGITYYILGDIETTGLTGEKVAHKNTLNITEALAMNGGLNRTIDKKNIVIHRKLPEGIKVAKIDLTREDIMNSPYYYVQNGDEIYLNTRSKSLNGLGKDPIQTLTTGVSVITTALSIYLLLKNL; encoded by the coding sequence ATGATGAATTACAAGTATTTATTCCTATTGATGCTGCCTTTTTTTATGGTGTCCTGCATTACAACAAAGGATGTCCGGTACATGCAGCCGAATGAAAGCCTGGTGATTAACGAAGAAGGACTTATTCCTTACAATATTCCCGTATACAGAATTACCAGAAACGATATATTAAACCTTAATATTGTTACGACCCCGAAAGGAGATGCTGCTCAGTTTTATTCTTCACTGAATACTTCAGGAACTAATGCAGCACATGGTGGGGCTGTCTCAGGAGGGGGGGCAGGAGCGTCATTCAACCAGGGAAGCTCTCGATCTGGCGGAGGAAATTCAGTATTTTATTTCAATGGATTAAAAGTGGATTCCAATGGTGATATTCATGTGTTTGGTATCGGCTACATTAAAGCAGAAGGAAGAACTATTGAAGATATTTCACAGGAAATACAGGCAAAAGTTAATGAAAACTTTCAGGAAGGAAAATCAGAAGTAAGGCTTAATACAGACGGAATTACCTACTATATATTAGGAGATATAGAAACAACAGGTCTTACAGGGGAAAAGGTAGCACACAAAAACACTCTTAATATTACAGAGGCACTTGCTATGAATGGTGGGCTCAACAGAACCATTGACAAAAAGAATATCGTTATCCACCGAAAACTTCCGGAAGGAATCAAAGTGGCTAAAATTGATCTTACCCGGGAGGATATCATGAATTCACCGTATTATTACGTACAGAATGGAGACGAAATATACCTTAATACCAGATCAAAAAGTCTTAACGGTTTGGGAAAAGATCCTATACAGACTTTAACTACGGGAGTATCGGTGATTACAACAGCACTTTCTATCTATCTCCTTCTAAAAAACCTTTAA